In a single window of the Gossypium hirsutum isolate 1008001.06 chromosome A13, Gossypium_hirsutum_v2.1, whole genome shotgun sequence genome:
- the LOC107912934 gene encoding elongation factor 2: MVKFTAEELRAIMDRKHNIRNMSVIAHVDHGKSTLTDSLVAAAGIIAQEVAGDVRMTDTRADEAERGITIKSTGISLYYEMSDDSLMSYKGERQGNEYLINLIDSPGHVDFSSEVTAALRITDGALVVVDCIEGVCVQTETVLRQALGERIRPVLTVNKMDRCFLELQVDGEEAYQTFQRVIENANVIMATYEDPLLGDVQVYPEKGTVAFSAGLHGWAFTLTNFAKMYASKFGVDEAKMMERLWGENFFDPATKKWTTKNTGSGTCKRGFVQFCYEPIKQIINTCMNDQKDKLWPMLQKLGVTMKSDEKDLMGKSLMKRVMQTWLPASSALLEMMIFHLPSPSKAQKYRVENLYEGPLDDVYANAIRNCDPEGPLMLYVSKMIPASDKGRFYAFGRVFSGKVSTGLKVRIMGPNYVPGEKKDLYVKSVQRTVIWMGKKQETVEDVPCGNTVAMVGLDQFITKNATLTNEKEVDAHPIRAMKFSVSPVVRVAVQCKVASDLPKLVEGLKRLAKSDPMVVCTIEESGEHIVAGAGELHLEICLKDLQEDFMGGAEIIKSDPVVSFRETVLERSCRTVMSKSPNKHNRLYMEARPLEEGLAEAIDEGRIGPRDDPKVRSKILAEEYGWDKDLAKKIWCFGPETTGPNMVVDMCKGVQYLNEIKDSVVAGFQWASKEGAMAEENMRGICFEVCDVVLHTDAIHRGGGQIIPTARRVFYASQLTAKPRLLEPVYLVEIQAPEQALGGIYSVLNQKRGHVFEEMQRPGTPLYNIKAYLPVIESFGFSSTLRAATSGQAFPQCVFDHWDMMSSDPLEPGSQAANHVAEIRKRKGLKEQMTPLSDYEDKL, translated from the exons ATG GTGAAGTTTACAGCTGAGGAGCTTCGTGCCATTATGGACAGGAAGCACAACATCCGTAATATGTCTGTTATTGCTCATGTGGACCACG GGAAATCAACTCTTACCGATTCTCTTGTGGCTGCTGCTGGAATTATTGCACAAGAAGTTGCTGGTGATGTTCGTATGACAGATACCCGTGCTGATGAGGCTGAGCGTGGTATCACAATCAAGTCTACTGGTATCTCTCTTTATTATGAAATGTCTGATGACTCTTTGATGAGCTACAAAGGAGAGAGACAAGGGAATGAGTACCTCATCAATCTTATCGATTCCCCTGGGCACGTTGACTTTTCATCCGAGGTCACAGCTGCTCTACGTATTACTGATGGTGCCCTTGTGGTTGTTGATTGTATTGAAGGTGTCTGTGTGCAAACAGAGACTGTTCTCCGTCAGGCTCTTGGAGAAAGAATCAGGCCTGTCTTGACTGTTAACAAGATGGATAGGTGCTTCCTTGAGCTCCAGGTTGATGGAGAGGAGGCTTACCAGACATTCCAGAGAGTGATTGAAAATGCTAATGTCATCATGGCCACCTATGAAGATCCTCTTCTTGGTGATGTTCAAGTCTACCCAGAGAAGGGAACAGTTGCTTTCTCTGCTGGTTTGCATGGTTGGGCTTTTACCTTGACCAACTTTGCTAAAATGTATGCCTCTAAATTTGGAGTTGATGAGGCAAAGATGATGGAAAGACTTTGGGGTGAGAACTTTTTTGATCCAGCTACCAAGAAGTGGACCACCAAGAACACTGGCTCTGGTACCTGCAAGCGTGGATTTGTTCAGTTCTGTTATGAACCCATCAAGCAGATAATCAACACTTGTATGAATGACCAGAAGGATAAGCTCTGGCCCATGCTGCAAAAGCTTGGTGTCACCATGAAGTCTGATGAGAAGGACTTGATGGGGAAGTCCCTAATGAAACGTGTAATGCAGACGTGGCTTCCTGCTAGCAGTGCTCTCCTGGAAATGATGATCTTCCACCTTCCCTCTCCTAGCAAGGCTCAGAAATATCGTGTTGAGAACTTGTATGAGGGTCCTCTTGATGATGTCTATGCCAATGCTATCAGGAACTGTGATCCTGAGGGTCCTCTTATGCTCTATGTTTCAAAGATGATTCCTGCTTCTGATAAGGGTAGGTTCTATGCTTTTGGTCGTGTCTTCTCTGGCAAAGTTTCAACTGGCCTGAAGGTCAGGATCATGGGTCCAAACTATGTCCCTGGTGAGAAGAAAGATTTGTATGTCAAGAGCGTACAGAGAACTGTTATTTGGATGGGAAAGAAGCAGGAAACTGTTGAGGATGTTCCTTGTGGTAACACAGTGGCCATGGTTGGTCTGGATCAGTTTATCACCAAGAATGCTACTTTGACTAATGAGAAGGAAGTTGATGCGCACCCAATTCGTGCAATGAAGTTCTCTGTCTCTCCTGTTGTTCGTGTTGCTGTTCAGTGCAAGGTTGCATCTGATCTTCCCAAACTTGTTGAAGGGCTGAAGCGTTTGGCCAAGTCTGATCCTATGGTTGTTTGTACAATTGAAGAGTCGGGAGAGCACATTGTTGCTGGTGCTGGAGAGCTCCACCTTGAGATCTGTCTTAAGGATTTGCAAGAAGATTTTATGGGTGGTGCTGAGATCATCAAGTCAGACCCGGTTGTCTCATTCCGTGAAACTGTCCTAGAGAGGTCTTGCAGGACTGTAATGAGTAAGTCTCCCAACAAGCACAACCGATTATACATGGAAGCTCGACCCTTGGAGGAAGGTCTGGCTGAAGCCATTGATGAAGGTCGTATTGGTCCAAGAGATGATCCCAAggttcgttcaaaaattttggcTGAGGAGTATGGATGGGACAAAGATCTTGCTAAGAAGATATGGTGTTTTGGCCCTGAGACCACAGGTCCTAACATGGTGGTTGATATGTGTAAGGGAGTTCAGTACCTGAACGAAATTAAGGATTCTGTAGTCGCTGGGTTCCAATGGGCATCAAAGGAAGGTGCAATGGCCGAAGAGAACATGAGGGGTATATGCTTTGAAGTTTGTGATGTGGTTCTTCATACTGATGCTATCCATAGAGGTGGGGGTCAGATCATTCCAACTGCTAGGAGGGTTTTCTATGCTTCTCAGCTGACTGCCAAGCCGAGGCTGCTTGAGCCAGTGTACTTGGTGGAGATCCAAGCCCCAGAGCAAGCACTTGGTGGTATTTACAGTGTTCTTAACCAGAAGCGAGGACATGTGTTTGAGGAGATGCAGAGGCCTGGTACTCCACTATACAACATCAAAGCATACCTTCCTGTTATCGAGTCATTTGGATTCTCAAGCACCCTGAGGGCTGCAACTTCAGGACAGGCTTTCCCACAATGCGTGTTTGACCACTGGGATATGATGTCATCAGATCCATTGGAACCTGGTTCCCAGGCAGCCAACCATGTTGCTGAGATCCGTAAGAGGAAGGGATTGAAGGAGCAGATGACCCCGCTCTCCGATTACGAGGACAAGCTGTAA
- the LOC107911053 gene encoding serine/arginine-rich splicing factor SR45 codes for MAKPTTRGRRSPSISGSSSRSRSRSKSRSRSYSGSDSKSSSRSRSVSRSRSASPSSSRSRSSFSSSPSRSGRSRSRSPPKRRSPVPGSRRGNSPPPQSKKSSPAPRKASPIRESLVLYVDSLSRNVNEGHLKEIFSNFGEVVNVDLAMDRILNLPRGYGYVEFKTRADAEKALLYVDGAQIDGNVVRAKFTLPPRPKVSPPPKPISSAAKGDVPKSDNASADIERGGPKRPRESSPQRKSLPSPRQGSPVGRRGGSPRRPPESPRRRVDSPVRRNGETPPRRSPASPVRGRSPLSPPRRLRSPPRASPRRMRSPIRRRSPPPRRRSPPRRARSPPRRSPLGRRRSRSPIRRPARSRSRSFSPRRGKGPAARRGRSSSYSRSPSPRKVPRRISRSRSPRRPLRGRSSSNSSSNTSPPRKP; via the exons ATGGCGAAGCCGACGACGAGAGGCCGTCGCTCACCTTCTATCTCCGGCTCCTCTTCCCGTTCTCGGTCACGGTCCAAGTCTCGTTCCCGCTCTTATTCCGGCTCCGACTCAAAGTCTAGTTCCCGTTCTCGCTCTGTGTCCAGGTCGAGATCCGCTTCTCCTTCTAGCTCTCGCTCCAgatcttccttctcttcttctccttctcgTAGCGGTCGCTCTCGAAGTCGCAGCCCTCCTAAGCGCCGAAG TCCTGTGCCTGGATCTAGGCGAGGTAATTCCCCTCCACCACAATCTAAAAAGTCATCTCCAGCCCCAAG GAAGGCTTCTCCCATCCGTGAGTCTCTGGTTCTCTATGTTGACTCACTGAGCAGGAATGTCAATGAAGGCCATCTAAAAGAAATATTCA GTAATTTTGGTGAAGTTGTAAATGTGGATCTAGCCATGGACCGTATT CTTAATCTTCCGCGAGGATATGGCTATGTTGAATTCAAGACAAGAGCAGATGCTGAAAAAGCTCTACTTTACGTGGATGGT GCTCAGATTGATGGCAATGTTGTAAGAGCGAAGTTTACACTTCCTCCACGACCAAAAGTTTCACCACCTCCAAAGCCAATTTCTTCTGCTGCTAAAGGAGATGTTCCTAAATCTGATAATGCCAGTGCTGATATTGAGAGGGGTGGGCCAAAGCGACCACGGGAGT CTTCACCTCAACGGAAATCCCTGCCTTCACCTAGACAGGGATCACCTGTTGGTCGAAGAGGTGGATCTCCCAGACGACCACCAGAGTCTCCACGTCGTCGAGTAGATTCTCCTGTTCGTCGTAATGGTGAAACACCTCCCAGGCGCAGCCCTGCATCTCCTGTCAGAGGTCGTTCTCCGTTGTCTCCTCCAAGGCGGCTTAGATCTCCCCCAAG GGCATCTCCTCGCAGGATGCGTAGTCCAATCCGAAGACGTTCTCCTCCTCCAAGGCGCCG TTCACCTCCTAGACGTGCACGTAGTCCTCCAAGAAGGTCTCCTCTAGGTCGTAGACGGAGCCGTTCTCCAATTCGTAGACCCGCTCGTTCTCGTTCAAGGTCATTCTCACCTCGTAG AGGTAAAGGACCAGCAGCGAGACGTGGGAGGTCATCATCCTATTCCAGATCACCTAGCCCCCGGAAG GTACCGAGGAGGATTTCTAGGAGCCGCAGTCCTAGAAG GCCATTGAGGGGAAGAAGCAGCAGCAACAGCAGTAGCAATACTTCTCCGCCTCGTAAGCCGTAA